The proteins below come from a single Zea mays cultivar B73 chromosome 8, Zm-B73-REFERENCE-NAM-5.0, whole genome shotgun sequence genomic window:
- the LOC100282114 gene encoding splicing factor U2af 38 kDa subunit isoform X1: MAEHLASIFGTEKDRVNCPFYFKIGACRHGDRCSRLHNRPTISPTLVLANMYQRPDMITPGVDAQGQPIDPEKMQEHFEDFYEDIYEELGKFGEIENLNVCDNLADHMIGNVYVQFREEEQAAAAYNALQGRFYSGRPIIVEYSPVTDFREATCRQFEENSCNRGGYCNFMHVKQIGRDLRRKLYGRSASRRYHARSRSPPPQRRGYREDYHHRDRDEYRGGGGGGGRGRGSRHDRYDDGAGRGGRHDRYDDGAGRGGRYERYDDGGRRRHGSPPRRGRSPVRESSEERRAKIEQWNRERESKQ; the protein is encoded by the coding sequence ATGGCGGAGCACTTGGCTTCGATCTTTGGTACCGAGAAGGACAGGGTCAACTGCCCTTTTTACTTCAAGATTGGGGCTTGTCGTCATGGGGATCGCTGTTCTCGTCTGCACAACAGGCCAACTATATCGCCAACTCTTGTGCTTGCTAACATGTATCAGCGCCCTGATATGATAACTCCTGGAGTTGATGCTCAAGGCCAACCTATTGATCCTGAGAAGATGCAGGAGCATTTTGAGGACTTCTATGAGGACATCTATGAGGAGTTGGGCAAGTTTGGTGAGATTGAGAATCTGAATGTTTGTGATAACCTTGCTGACCACATGATTGGGAATGTCTATGTTCAGttcagagaggaagaacaggcagCTGCAGCATACAATGCTCTTCAGGGGCGCTTTTACTCTGGGCGCCCTATAATTGTTGAGTATTCTCCTGTGACCGACTTCCGTGAAGCAACCTGTAGGCAGTTTGAGGAGAACAGCTGCAACCGTGGTGGCTACTGTAATTTCATGCATGTGAAGCAAATTGGCAGGGATCTCAGGAGGAAGCTGTATGGGCGTTCTGCTTCCAGGAGGTACCATGCGAGAAGCCGAAGCCCTCCACCGCAAAGGAGGGGCTATCGTGAGGACTATCACCACCGTGATCGTGACGAGTaccgtggcggcggcggcggcggtggacgGGGAAGAGGTAGCAGGCATGACAGGTATGATGATGGAGCAGGTAGAGGCGGCAGGCATGACAGGTACGATGATGGAGCGGGTAGAGGCGGCAGGTATGAGAGGTATGATGATGGAGGAAGGCGTAGGCATGGTAGCCCCCCGAGGCGTGGAAGGAGCCCGGTCAGGGAAAGCAGCGAGGAGCGAAGGGCCAAGATTGAGCAGTGGAACCGTGAGCGGGAGTCAAAACAGTGA